Sequence from the Microbacterium sp. 1.5R genome:
CGAGGAGACGGCGATCAACCGCGTCGCGGGCGGGGCGGATGGCGTGCGCCGCGCCGGACTCGACCTCGACCTGCTGAACGGCCGGGTGGCCTCGATCTCCTGGGTCGCGATGCAGCTGCTCGGCGTCGCCTGCCTCATGCTCGCCGCCGTGTGCGCGCTCACCGGCTTCCTCCCGATCACGCCGGGCGAGGTCGTGATGCTCTCGAGCTACTTCACGCTGCTGACCGGCGGGCTCACCCAGCTGCTCATGCTCATTCCCGTCGGCGCCCGCGGGCTCGAGTCGGTGCGCTCGATCGCCGAGGTGCTGCAAGAGCCCGACATCGAGCAGAACTCCGGCAAGCGCGTCGTCTCGGCGGTCGCCGGCGAGATCGTGCTCGATTCTGCGACGCATCGCTACGCGGATGCCGACGACGACGCCCTGTTCGAGATCGATCTGCGGATCGCCCCCGGCGAGACGGTCGCCTTCGTGGGATCGTCGGGCTCGGGCAAGTCGACCCTCCTGAACCTCGTGCTCGGATTCGTCCGTCCGACGAGCGGCCGCATCGTGCTCGACGGCGCCGACATGCAGGAGCTCGACCTGCGCACAGTGCGCCGGTCGATCTCGGTCGTGCCGCAGGAGTCGGTGCTGTTCGAGGGATCGGTCTTCGACAACATCGCCTACGGCATGCCCGACGTCACGCCCGATCGCGTCGAACAGGCGCTGCGAGACGCCAACGCGTGGGAGTTCGTGAGCGAGCAGTCGCAGGGGTGGGACACGGTGGTCGGCGAGCGCGGAGCGCGCCTCTCGGGTGGTCAGCGCCAGCGTCTGGCGATCGCCCGCGCGCTCGTGCGCGATCCGCGGATCCTGCTGCTCGACGAGGCGACGAGCGCGCTCGACCCCGAGTCCGAGGGACTCGTCAAAGAGGCCCTCGAACGGCTCATGCGCGGTCGCACGACGCTCGTGGTCGCGCACCGGCTGTCGACGATCCGGCAGGCCGATCGCATCGTCGTGCTCGAGCACGGACGTATCGTCGAACAGGGCTCGCACGACGAGCTGCTCGCCGCCGACGGGCGATACGCCCGCCTGCACCTGGTGCAGAACGGCATCAGATGACCCCGGCTCAGCGTCCTGAGGAGGAACGATGACAACCGAGAAGACCCTTCGCGCGGCCCTGGTCGGCACCGGGGCGGTGGCGAACGCGCACGCCCGCGCGGTCGCCGCGTACCCGCGCGCCGAGCTCGTCGCCGTCGCCGACCTCAGCCGGGAGAAGGCGCAGGAGTTCGCCGGCCGATACGGCATCGATGCCGCCTACGGCGACCTCGACGAGATGCTCGCCGCCGAGCACCCCGACGTCATGCTCATCTGCACGCCGCCCGGGCCGCACCGTTCGCAGTCGCTCGCAGCCTTCGCAGCCGGCGCGCATGTGATCGTCGAGAAGCCGCCGGCACCGTCGCTCGACGAGCTCGACGAGATGCGCGCGGCGGCCGAGGCCGCGGGCAGGCAGCTGGCGGTCGTCTTCCAGCAGCGCACCGGCACGGCCGCGGCGCACGTGCGCGGGCTGCTGCAGAGCGGAGCCCTCGGCCGCCCGCTCGTCGCCGTGTGTCAGACGCTCTGGTTCCGTGACGCCGGCTACTTCGCGGTGCCGTGGCGCGGCAAGTGGGAGACGGAGGGCGGCGGAACGACCCTGGGCCACGGCATCCACCAGATCGACCTGCTCGCTCACCTGCTGGGCGACTGGTCGTCGGTGCAGGGCAGGCTCTGGCGGCTCGACCGCGAGACCGAGACCGAGGACGTCTCGACCGCGACCATCGTCTTCGGCCAGGGAGTGGTCGCGCAGCTCGTCACCAGTGCCGTGTCGCCGCGAGAGACGAGCTCGATCCGCATCGACACCCAGAAGGCCACGGTCACGGTCGACCACGTCTACGGCCACGGTCATGAGAACTGGCGGATCACCCCGGCGCCCGGCTTCGAGTCGGAGGCCGAGGGATGGGCGTTCCCGGATGCCGAGGAGCGCAGCGACCACGAGCCGCTGCTGCGCGACGTGTTCGACGCTCTGCTCGAGGGCGCACCCCTGCCTCCTACCGCTGATGCGCCGGCGCGCTCACTCGAGATCGTGGCGGCCATCTACGCCTCGGCCGCTGCGGACGGCACGGTGATCACCCCCGAGCTGCTGGGCTCGCACCCCACGCACCGGGCCGGCTTCGCGAGTCCGGTCGCCGATCTCCGCAGATGAGAGAGCTCTACCGCGACCCCGTCTACGACGGCGCCACCGACCCGCGGGTCGTGGTCGACGCCGACGGGCTGTGGTGGATGTTCTACACCCAGCGTCGGGCGAGCCTCGCCGATGCGGGACCGGGGGTGTCGTGGGTGCACGGCAGCCGGATCGGGGTCGCGACATCGACCGACGGTCTGGACTGGCGCTACGACGGAACGCTCGAGCCCACGGCATCCGATCTCGTCCTCGAGCCCGGCCCGCCGCCCGCCGAGGTCGACCGCACGCACTGGGCCCCGGAGGTCTTCTGGGACGGTGCGCGCTGGCGGATGCATCTCACCGAGATCGACGGCATTCCCGACCGCTGGCCGGGGTTCGCTCGCGCCATCGTCGAGTACGCCTCCGACGACCTGAGGCACTGGTCGAGATGCGGCCCGCTCGTGCTGAGCAGCGATCGTGTGATCGATGCGGCCGTCGCGCGCACGCCCGACGGACTGTGGCGCCTCTGGTACAAGGATGAGGCGGCGGACTCGGTGACCATGGTCGCGTCATCGCCCGACCTCGTGGACTGGTCCCTCGACGGCGTCGCGATCGGAGGACGGCCGCACGAGGGGCCGACCGTGTTCGAGCTCGGCGGTCTCTGGTGGCTGATCGTGGACGAGTGGCGGGGGATGGGCGTCTATCGCTCCGACGACGGCACGCGCTGGACGCGTCAGGGTGATGCGGATGCCGTGATCCTCGCTGATCTGCCGACCGGAGGGGTCGGCAGTCACGGCGCGCAGGTGCGCGTCGGCGACGACCTGTGGTTCTACTTCTTCGCCGCCGCCGCGGAGCGGGCTCCGGCCCACGCTGCGACGGGCGAGCAGAGGCGATCCGCCGTGCATCGCGTGGGGCTCGAGGTCGAGGGCGGGAAGCTGATCGTGAGAGGATCGAAGACCCCGCGGTAATCGATGTAATCCCCGCCGCGAATTGCCGGTTGCGAAACGTTTCAATCTGGATTAGCGTGCAGGTAAGCGTTTTCCCCGCACGATGGAGATCGCATCCCGCACCACATGGACACAGGCGTTCCGCGGCCCTGCCGAACGAGGACGTTCATCAGAGAGGACAACGATGTTCAGCAAGAAGCGTCTGGCGGCCGCAGCGGCCGTCGCCACCAGCGCAGCGCTGGTACTCGCCGGCTGCGCCGGCGGAGGCAGCCCCGAGGGCGAGCCCACGTACGACCCCGACGAGAAGGTCACCCTCGACCTGGCGTTCTGGGGCAACGACGTCCGCGCCGATCTCTACAACCAGGCGATCGAGGCGTTCAATGAGGAGTACCCGAACATCACGGTGAACGCGACGTTCCTCGGGTTCCCGGAGTTCTGGGAGAAGCGCCAGACCGAGGCCGCCGGCGGCGGACTCCCCGACGTCATGCAGTTCGACTACTCGTACCTGCGTCAGTACTCGGAGAACGGCCTGCTGCTCGACCTCGAGCCCTACCTCGGCTCGGTCATCGACACCGAGCCGCTCTCCGAGAACATCCTCGGCATCGGCGTCGTCGATGACACGACCTACGGCATCACCACCTCGACCAACGCGTGGGGCGTCTTCACCAACCCCCAGCTGCTCGAGACCGCAGGCGTCGAGGAGTTCCCCGGGGGCGACTGGGAGGACTACGACGAGTGGATGGGCGAGATCACCGATGCCGGCGCGGGTGAGTTCTGGGGCGGGTCCGACTGGACGGGGCGCATCCAGAACTTCGAGCTGCAGCTGCGCAGCGAGGGCAAGAACCTGTTCGACGAAGACGGCACGCCCGGCTTCGACGAAGACCGTCTGAAGGAGTTCTGGGAGGCCGGAGACGACATCCGTGACGGAGTCGTCGTTCCGCAGCAGGTCGTCGAGGAGCTCAACCCCCTCACCGCGTTCGACGCCGCGAAGAACGCCAGCGAGCTGACGTGGGACAACTTCGGTGCGGGCTACCTCGCCAACCTCGGCGAGAGCTACACCGAGCTCGGCCTCGTCGCCCCGCCGGTCACGAAGGAGGGCGCGAAGGATCTGTACCTGAAGCCCTCGATGCTGCACACGATCTCGGCCAAGACCGAGCACCCGGAGGCGGCGGCGACGCTCGTCAACTTCCTGGTCAACTCGCCCGAGTCCGGCGAGATCTTCGGCACCAACCGTGGCCTCCCCGCATCCGAGACCGCTCTCGAGGCCGCAGAGCTCGATCCCATGAGCCAGCTCGTCAAGGACTACGAGGAGTCGATCGCCGACCGCCTCGGCGACGCTCCGCCCGTGCCGATCGTCGGCTACGGCACCCTCGAGGAGAAGTTCCGGGTGCTGGGCACCGAGCTGAACTTCGGCACCACGACGGTCGACGAGGCCGTGACGCAGTTCTTCTCCGAGATGGACGTCGTCCTCAACCAGTGATCCCGTCGGTGGGCCGGGTGGCATCCGCCCGGCCCACCGCATCCCATCCACTTCGGAAGGAGCTGTCATGACCACGACGGCGACCAGGACGATCGTCACGGGCAAGAAGTCCGGGCGAGGGCGGGCGCTGCGCAGCGGCCGCCGCCCCGAGAACGAACTCGCGCGGCCGGGCCAGCGCGCACGTCTGCGGCGTGAGACGGCGACCGGCTATGCGTTCCTCACCCCGTGGCTCATCGGCTTCTTCGGTCTCACCGCCGTGCCGATGATCTACTCCCTGTACCTCTCCTTCACGAAGTACAACATCTTCCAGCCGCCCAAGTGGATCGGGCTGGACAACTACATCCGACTCTTCACGAGCGACCCGAACTTCATCCAGTCGGCGCAGATCACCCTGGTCTATGTGTTCATCGGCACCCCGATAACCCTGGCGGCGGCGCTGGCCGTCGCGATGCTCCTGAACTACCGAGACAAGGGCGCGGGCTTCTTCCGTTCCGCCTTCTACGCGCCGTCCCTCATCGGCGGCTCGGTCTCGGTCGCCATCGTGTGGCGGGCCATGTTCTCCTCCGACGGTCCGGTCGACAGCGGTCTGCAGATCTTCGGCGTGGATCTCGGCGGATGGATCGGCAACCCGAGCCTCGTGCTCCCGATGATGATCCTGCTCGCCGTCTGGCAGTTCGGAGCCACGATGGTGATCTTCCTCGCGGGTCTCAAGCAGATCCCCAAGGAGCTGTACGAGGCCGCAGAGATGGACGGCGCGAACGCCTACCGTCGGTTCCGCGCGGTGACGATCCCGATGCTCTCCCCGGTGATGTTCTTCAACCTGCTGCTCGGTCTCATCGGCGCGTTCCAGGTGTTCGCCTCGGCGTACATCATCTCGAACGGCACCGGCGGCCCCGCCGGCATGACGAACTTCATCACCGTGTACCTGTACAAGCGAGGGTTCTCCGACGGACAGATGGGCTACGCGGCCGCGATCGCGTGGGTCCTGCTCGTCGTCGTCGCGATCATCGCCTTCATCCTCTTCCGCACTCAGAGGTCGTGGGTGCACTACTCGGGAGACGACAAATGAGCACCTCCAATCAGGCGACCACGTCCGGCGCCGCATCCACTCCGGTCTTCGCCGCGCAGCAGACGACGCCCGTCGGTCCGCCCGCCCCGCGTCGCCGCATCAAGCGCAAGACCTGGCAGACCGTCATCTGGTTCATCGGTCTCCTCGCGCTCACCGCGGTGGTGCTCTACCCGTTGTTGTGGCTGTTCCTGTCGACGTTCAAGCCGAACGCCGAGTTCGGTCAGAACCCGGGGCTGCTGCCGCAGGCGCCGACGCTCGACAACTACGGCAAGGTCATGGAGGGCATCGCCGGAGTGCCGATGTGGCGCTTCTTCCTGAACTCGCTGATCCTCGCGGTCTCGGCCGTGGTCGGCACGGTGCTCTCGTCGGCGCTCGCCGCCTACGCCTTCGCACGAGTGCAGTTCAAGGGACTCGGCGTGCTGTTCGCCGCGATGATCGGCACGCTGCTGCTGCCGTTCCACGTCGTGATCATCCCGCAGTACATCATCTTCAACCAGCTCGGATGGGTCGACACCTTCATCCCGCTGATCCTGCCGAAGTTCCTCGCCACCGAGGCGTTCTTCGTCTTCCTTCTCGTGCAGTTCATCCGCCAGATGCCCCGCGACATGGATGAAGCGGCGCGCATCGACGGAGCAGGCCACCTGCGGATCTTCTGGTCGATCATCCTGCCGCTCATCAAGCCCGCCCTGATCACCTGCGCGATCTTCTCGTTCATCTGGGCGTGGAACGACTTCCTCGGGCCGCTGCTCTACCTGACGAGCCCCGAGAACTACCCGCTGCCGATCGCGCTGCGCCTCTACAACGACCAGACCTCGTCGTCCGACTACGGCGCGACGGTCACGGCGTCGTTCGTGGCCCTCGTGCCGGTGCTGCTGTTCTTCGTGGTCTTCCAGCGCTTCCTCGTCGACGGAGTCGCCACGCAGGGACTGAAGGGCTAGTCATGTCGGTCATCAACGCAGAGCGTCGGGCGCACCGGGCGGCGAAGCGCGAGGCGCGGTCGGGCGCCGGCCCGACGGTGGCCGGTGTCGAGCCCGGGGTCAACCCCGGAGCGACCGCCAAGTTCGGTCTGTTCGGCGAGGTGCTCACGGTCGGGCTGCTGATGACGATCATCGCCCTCGGCGTCGTCACGCTGCCGATCGCCCTGGCCGCCGGCATCCGTCACCTGCGTCGCTTCGTCGCCGCGGAGGATTCGCGCACGGCCCTGTTCTGGGACGACGTGCGCACCGGCATCCTGCCCTCGCTCCGCGTCGGGGTGCCGGCGGCGCTGATCGCCGCCGTGCTCACGGTCGACGTCGTGCTCGCGGGCTCGGGCGCACTGCCCGGTGGCGAGATCATCGCGGTCATCGGCTGGGCGGGGCTGCTCGCTCTCGCGGTCGCCGTGCTGCTCGCCGCCGGCGCCTGGTCGCCGTCGACCGGGTGGAACGCCGGGGTCCGCGCGGTGCCGGGGATGATCACAGCGGATGCCGCCGGAGCCGCGTACATCGCGGCCGCGGCCGTCTTCACCGGTGTCGTGACCTGGGCGCTCGCGCCCCTGTTCATCGCGGGCATCGGCTGCGCGGCGCTCGCCGTCGTCGCGGTTCCGGGGCGTCGTCGGCGCGGAGTTCACCCCGCGGAATGAGAAGGTAGTCGTGGCGCACGCGCGGACGGACGGAGGCAGGCCATGGCGGTAGGGGTGAAGGACGTGGCGGCTGCGGCCGGCGTCTCGGTCGGCACCGTCTCGAACGTGCTCAATCAGCCCGAGCGCGTGTCCGCCAAGACGGTCGAGCGCGTGCAGCGGGTGATCCAGGAACTCGGCTTCGTGCGCAACGACGCCGCCAGGCAGCTGCGCGCAGGTCGCAGTCGCAGCATCGGACTCGTGGTGCCCGACATCGGCAACCCGTTCTTCGCCGAGGTCGTGCGCGGCGCGGAGGACCGGGCAGCGGATGCCGGCATGACGGTGCTGCTCGGCAACAGCGACGAGCGAGACGAGCGCCAGGTCGCGCACCTCGAGCTCTTCCAGGAGCAGCGGGTCAACGGCGTGCTGCTCACACCCGCCACCGACGACCTCTCGGCCGTGCATCGATTCGCCGCAGGCGGCATGCCGGTGATCCTCGTCGACCGCGAGGTGGAGGAGGGGCTGCTGCCGTCGGTCTCGGTCGATGACGTCGAAGGCGGACGCCTGGCTGCCGATCACCTGCTGGCTTCGGGACGTCGCCGGCTGGCATTCGTCGGAGGACCGCAGTCGGTGCAGCAGGTCGCCGATCGTCTGCGCGGCGTGCAGGCGGCCGTCGCCGCTCACCCCGATGTCACTCTCGAGATCTTCGAGCAGTCCGCGCTCACGGTGCTCCAGGGCAGGGCTGCGGGCGAGGCCATCGCGGCGCGTGGGCCTGAATCGCGCCCGGATGCCGTCTTCGCCGCGAACGACCTGCTCGCCGTCGGGCTGCTGCAGGCGTTCAGCTTCGGCTCCGGCATCCGTGTGCCCCAGGACATCGCCATGGTCGGCTATGACGACATCGACTTCGCCTCGGCGACCGTCGTGCCGCTGAGCTCCGTGCGCCAGCCCGCCAGGCTGCTCGGCTGGACCGGGGTGGATCTGCTGCTGAAGGAGCTCGACGGCGTCGAGCACGACCGTCGCGTGCGGTTCCAGCCCGAACTCGTGGTGCGCGAATCGAGCGCCGGCTGAGGGATCGTCTCGGGTCACGCGCCGTCACCCGTGCCGTGTGCATGACCGGAGCACGGATGCGGGAGCATCCGTCGGGTCTCGTCCTGCAGATGTGCTTTCGTCCTGCAGGCGGCCCGGCCGAGGACCCTGAGCCCCGATTCGTTCCAGCCACGGGAACCCGTTATGATTGCAAGGTGCATCCGCTCTTCACGGTTCGGATGCCTGGAGACGTCGCATAGTCCGGCCGAGTGCACCACCCTGCTAAGGTGGAGTCCCCTCACGGGGACCAGGGGTTCAAATCCCCTCGTCTCCGCAGAAAGAATCCCTGCCTCGGCAGGGATTTTCTGTTCTCAGGCGCTGACTCCGAGTTCCTGAGCCGCGATGGCATCCGCGAGGTACGACGCCGTGGTGCTTCCGCTCGCGGAGGCGACGGAACGCGGAGTTCCCTGCGCCACGACAGTGCCGCCGAGCTCTCCGGCTCCCGGTCCCATGTCGATCACCCAGTCGGCCTGTGCGACCACGCGCATGTCGTGCTCGACCATCACGACCGTGTTGCCGGCGTCGACGAGATGCTGAAGATGGACGAGCAGCCGATCGGTGTCCGACGGATGCAGTCCTGAGGTGGGCTCATCGAGCAGGTAGAGGGTGTCGCCGTGCTGGGCGCGCCGCAGTTCGGACGCCAGCTTCACGCGCTGCGCCTCGCCGCCGGAGAGCTCGGTCGCCGACTGGCCCAGCGGCAGATACCCGAGCCCCACGTCGAGGAGGGCATCGAGATGTCGCGCGACGTCGGCATCGTCCTCGAAGAGGACACGCGCGTCGTTCACGCTCAGGGCGAGGACGTCGGCGATGGTGTGCCCGTGGAGCTCGATCTCGAGGGTCTCCGGGTTGTAGCGCGTGCCGCCGCAGGTGCCGCAGGGGGCGTGGACGGTGGGGAGGAAGAGCAGCTCCACCTCGACCGTGCCCTCGCCCTTGCAGGTGGGGCATCTCCCGCTCGCCAGGTTGAACGAGAACCGGCTCGCGGCGTAGCGCCTCCGACGCGCTTCCGGTGTCGCGGCGAACAGCGCGCGGACGCGGTCGAAGAGCCCGGTGTACGTCGCCACGTTCGATCGAGAGGTGCGGCCGATCGGCTTCTGACTGACCTGCACCACGCGTCGCACGCGGTCGGCGGGGCCGGAGGCGCGACCCGTCGTGTGGGCGATCGGTGCGGAGAACAGCGGATCAGCTGCTGCGCTGCCCTGCTCTTCCCTCGTCGACGTGTCGGTCGACGAGCCGTCCACCTCGCTGGAGAGGCTGCTCTGCAGCAGGTCGGGCAGGGCCTGGGTGACGAGAGACGACTTGCCCGAACCGGAGACGCCCGTGACGGCGGTGAGGCAGCCGAGGGGGATCGACACCGAGACGCTGCGGAGATTGTTCCGCGAGACGTCGACGAGCACGAGTTCGGCATCGGGCTCGCGAGGGGCCCGCGGCTGTGCCGTCGGCTGCTCGGCTCGCAGGTCGTCGGCGAACAGATATCGTCTCGTCTGGGAGCGTTCCGCGTCCCGCAGCCCGTCGATCGGGCCGGAATAGACGATCTCACCCCCGGTGGATCCCGCTCCGGGGCCGATGTCGACGATCCAGTCCGCATGCCGGATCACCTCGAGGGAGTGCTCGACGAAGAAGACCGTGTTTCCGGAGTCTCGCAGCGAGCGGAGGATGCGCACGAGCGCTTCGCCGTCGGCGGGGTGGAGGCCGGCAGACGGCTCGTCGAGCACGAACATGACCCCGAACAGCTGCGACAGCACCTGGGTCGCGAGCCGCATACGCTGCAGCTCACCCGACGAGAGCGTCGGGGTCGAGCGATCCAGCGAGAGGTAGCCCAGACCGAGCTCGATGATGGGGGAGATCCGATCGCGCAGCTCGTCGACCAGCCGGTGCGCCGCGAGCTTCTTCTCGGGTGGGAGCGCTTCGCCACCGGCGCCGGGGGCATCCGTTCCGTTGCCGGAGGAGTCGAGTGCCGTCTCGAGGAGTGCCTCGAGGTCCGCGAGTGGCATCGCGGCCATCTCGGTGATGTCGAGACCGGCGAACGTCACGGCGAGCGCCTCGGGCTTCAGGCGGCGTCCGTCGCACATCGGGCAGCGGACGCTGACCATGAAGCTCGCCGCCTTCTCGCGCATCTTCGCGCTCTTCGAGTTGGCGAAGGTGTTGAGCACGTACTGCCTCACGCCGACGAACGTGCTCATGTACGAGGGCTCGATGCCGGCCGCGACGGCCTTGCGCACCTGCGCCGGGCCGCGGTCGGTGAACACCGGAACCTGAGGCGACTCCTCGGTGTAGAGCACCCACTGACGCTGCTTCTCAGGCAGATCGCGCCACGGGATGTCGATGTCGTAGCCGAGCGATATCAGGCTGTCGATGAGCTGCTTGCCGTGCCAGGCGCGCGGCCAGGCGTCGAGCGCACGGTCGCGGATCGACAGCGACTCGTCGGGGACCATGAGGTGCAGAGGCACGTCGTACACCTGCCCGATCCCGTGGCAGCGCGGGCACGCGCCCTGCACGGTGTTCGCGGAGAAGTCCTCGGCGAACAGCGGCTCCGCCCCACTGGGGTATGTGCCCACTCGCGAGAACAGCATGCGGATGACGTTGCCGATCGACGTGGCGCTGCCGACGGTCGATCGAGCGCTTCCCGCGGTGCGCTGTTGGGGGAGGGCCACCGCCGGAGGCAGCCCGCCGATGGCGTCGACGTCGGGGATGTCGACCTGGCTCATCAGGCGCCTCGCGTAGGGCGCCACCGACTCGAAGTACCGACGCTGCGCCTCGGCGTACAACGTGCCGAATGCGAGGGAGCTCTTGCCCGAGCCGGAGACGCCGGTGAAGGCCACGAGGGCGTCGCGGGGTATCGCGACGCTCACGTCGCGAAGATTGTGCACCCGTGCTCCGGTCACGACGATGGCGTTCGACGTGCCGGACAGCTTCGACGGTGGGGTCCCGCCCATCATGGACCTCTTCTCGTTTCCCGCGGGGAGCGGGGGTGAATGCGATGATCGCCGTCTCTCCGTCACGCTACCCCGACCGTCGGACTTCGTCGGTGTGGTTGACAGCGGTCGGTCGGGCCTGCGAGCGCGGACACCCGTATGCCGGCGCAGCATGCATCGGAGTCCTGGTCCCGCCGTGCGAGAAAGCGCTATCCTGAAGCTCTTCCCGCCTCGGATCCAGGAGCGTCCCTCATGCCCATCGCCGCCGATGACCCCCGCCTGACGCATGCCTACGAGGCTGCGGCCACCCGCTACACCGACGTGCCGTTCCAACGCGCAGGCGCCAGCGGGGTGAAGCTGCCGAAGGTGTCGCTCGGACTCTGGCAGAACTTCGGTCGTGACCGCACCTTCGACAGTCAGCGCGAGATCGTGCTGCACGCGTTCGACCGCGGTGTCGTGCACATCGACCTCGCGAACAACTACGGTCCGCCGTACGGGTCCGCCGAGTCGACGTTCGGGGCCGTTCTCGACAGCGGGCTCGCCCGCTACCGAGACGAGCTGTTCGTCACGACCAAGGCCGGCTACGACATGTGGCCGGGGCCGTTCGGCGACGGCGGATCGCGCAAGTACCTCATGCGCTCGCTCGAGCAGAGTCTGCAGCGCATGGACACCGACTACGTCGACGTGTTCTACTCGCACCGCCCCGACCCCGAGACCCCGCTGGAGGAGACGGTCACGGCGCTCGCCGACATCGTGCGCAGCGGCAAGGCGCTGTACGTGGGCATCTCGAACTACCCGGCCGAGCTGGCGCGTCGCGCGTATCAGCTGCTCGCGGATCAGGGCGTGAGGCTGCTGCTGCACCAGCCGCGGTACTCGCTGTTCGACCGCACTCCCGAGGCCGAGCTGTTCCCGGCGCTGCGCGAGCTGGAGATCGGCAGCGCCGTGTTCTCGCCGCTCGCGCAGGGCCTGCTCACCGGCAAGTACATCGACGGTGACGTCCCGGCCGACTCGCGTGCCGCGAACAGCCATTTCCTGAACGGCTCCGCGCTCACCGACAGCTACCTCGGGCGCATCCGCGGCATCGACCGCGTCGCGAAGGACGCGGGCCTCTCGATTCCCCAGCTCGCCGTCGCGTGGGTGCTGCGGGACTCCGTGGTGACCACCGCGATCATCGGTGCATCGCGCACGGGCCAGATCGACGACGCGGTGGCGGCCAGCCAGGTCGAGCTCTCCGACGACGTCGTCACCGCTCTCGAGGAGTTCGCTGCGGCGCCCGGCGCCAGCGTCGTCTGACTTTTTCCCTGGCGCTGCGTAATATTCCGGGCGGCAGCGAGTCTGTCTAGTGGGGGCCCCTGTCACAGGGGGCGTACACAACGGACCTGGGGAGCACCAATGACCATCGCCTACGCGGATCCACGGACGCACCACTGGACCCATCGCGGTGCCGTGCCGCTGCCCGAACTTGCCTTCCAGCACATCCTCGGGGCGATCCTGCGGGGGGACTATCGGTCGGGCGACACGCTCAACACGATGCGCTTCGCCCGAGAGCTCGACATGTCGCTCAACCCGATCCGCGAAGCGATCATCCGGCTGCGTGACATCGGACTGGTCGAGGTCACTCCC
This genomic interval carries:
- a CDS encoding carbohydrate ABC transporter permease, producing the protein MTTTATRTIVTGKKSGRGRALRSGRRPENELARPGQRARLRRETATGYAFLTPWLIGFFGLTAVPMIYSLYLSFTKYNIFQPPKWIGLDNYIRLFTSDPNFIQSAQITLVYVFIGTPITLAAALAVAMLLNYRDKGAGFFRSAFYAPSLIGGSVSVAIVWRAMFSSDGPVDSGLQIFGVDLGGWIGNPSLVLPMMILLAVWQFGATMVIFLAGLKQIPKELYEAAEMDGANAYRRFRAVTIPMLSPVMFFNLLLGLIGAFQVFASAYIISNGTGGPAGMTNFITVYLYKRGFSDGQMGYAAAIAWVLLVVVAIIAFILFRTQRSWVHYSGDDK
- a CDS encoding LacI family DNA-binding transcriptional regulator, whose translation is MAVGVKDVAAAAGVSVGTVSNVLNQPERVSAKTVERVQRVIQELGFVRNDAARQLRAGRSRSIGLVVPDIGNPFFAEVVRGAEDRAADAGMTVLLGNSDERDERQVAHLELFQEQRVNGVLLTPATDDLSAVHRFAAGGMPVILVDREVEEGLLPSVSVDDVEGGRLAADHLLASGRRRLAFVGGPQSVQQVADRLRGVQAAVAAHPDVTLEIFEQSALTVLQGRAAGEAIAARGPESRPDAVFAANDLLAVGLLQAFSFGSGIRVPQDIAMVGYDDIDFASATVVPLSSVRQPARLLGWTGVDLLLKELDGVEHDRRVRFQPELVVRESSAG
- a CDS encoding Gfo/Idh/MocA family protein — its product is MTTEKTLRAALVGTGAVANAHARAVAAYPRAELVAVADLSREKAQEFAGRYGIDAAYGDLDEMLAAEHPDVMLICTPPGPHRSQSLAAFAAGAHVIVEKPPAPSLDELDEMRAAAEAAGRQLAVVFQQRTGTAAAHVRGLLQSGALGRPLVAVCQTLWFRDAGYFAVPWRGKWETEGGGTTLGHGIHQIDLLAHLLGDWSSVQGRLWRLDRETETEDVSTATIVFGQGVVAQLVTSAVSPRETSSIRIDTQKATVTVDHVYGHGHENWRITPAPGFESEAEGWAFPDAEERSDHEPLLRDVFDALLEGAPLPPTADAPARSLEIVAAIYASAAADGTVITPELLGSHPTHRAGFASPVADLRR
- a CDS encoding ABC transporter substrate-binding protein; this encodes MFSKKRLAAAAAVATSAALVLAGCAGGGSPEGEPTYDPDEKVTLDLAFWGNDVRADLYNQAIEAFNEEYPNITVNATFLGFPEFWEKRQTEAAGGGLPDVMQFDYSYLRQYSENGLLLDLEPYLGSVIDTEPLSENILGIGVVDDTTYGITTSTNAWGVFTNPQLLETAGVEEFPGGDWEDYDEWMGEITDAGAGEFWGGSDWTGRIQNFELQLRSEGKNLFDEDGTPGFDEDRLKEFWEAGDDIRDGVVVPQQVVEELNPLTAFDAAKNASELTWDNFGAGYLANLGESYTELGLVAPPVTKEGAKDLYLKPSMLHTISAKTEHPEAAATLVNFLVNSPESGEIFGTNRGLPASETALEAAELDPMSQLVKDYEESIADRLGDAPPVPIVGYGTLEEKFRVLGTELNFGTTTVDEAVTQFFSEMDVVLNQ
- a CDS encoding carbohydrate ABC transporter permease, yielding MSTSNQATTSGAASTPVFAAQQTTPVGPPAPRRRIKRKTWQTVIWFIGLLALTAVVLYPLLWLFLSTFKPNAEFGQNPGLLPQAPTLDNYGKVMEGIAGVPMWRFFLNSLILAVSAVVGTVLSSALAAYAFARVQFKGLGVLFAAMIGTLLLPFHVVIIPQYIIFNQLGWVDTFIPLILPKFLATEAFFVFLLVQFIRQMPRDMDEAARIDGAGHLRIFWSIILPLIKPALITCAIFSFIWAWNDFLGPLLYLTSPENYPLPIALRLYNDQTSSSDYGATVTASFVALVPVLLFFVVFQRFLVDGVATQGLKG
- a CDS encoding ABC transporter ATP-binding protein: MAQKALSHPAALIDGDHPTRSVLRLVARRHWRLTFAITAFAIKEIPLWFLPVITAAIIDVVASDGDVTEVLWWFALAAVLLLQNYPNHIIYTRNFMTVVRDLGADLRNALTARLQSLSIGYHTRMSSSIVQTKVVRDVENVELMLQQVTHPLLSSTMVMLGALSMTAVTVPQFLPVYALAVPIAIGIRYGMRNRSQRRNEVFRREIETLSARVGEMASLIPVTRAHGLEETAINRVAGGADGVRRAGLDLDLLNGRVASISWVAMQLLGVACLMLAAVCALTGFLPITPGEVVMLSSYFTLLTGGLTQLLMLIPVGARGLESVRSIAEVLQEPDIEQNSGKRVVSAVAGEIVLDSATHRYADADDDALFEIDLRIAPGETVAFVGSSGSGKSTLLNLVLGFVRPTSGRIVLDGADMQELDLRTVRRSISVVPQESVLFEGSVFDNIAYGMPDVTPDRVEQALRDANAWEFVSEQSQGWDTVVGERGARLSGGQRQRLAIARALVRDPRILLLDEATSALDPESEGLVKEALERLMRGRTTLVVAHRLSTIRQADRIVVLEHGRIVEQGSHDELLAADGRYARLHLVQNGIR